A region of the Phaenicophaeus curvirostris isolate KB17595 chromosome 10, BPBGC_Pcur_1.0, whole genome shotgun sequence genome:
CAGGTCTGTGACCTGGTTTCTGCTCTGACGGAGGTTTCTTTCCTACTTTTCCAGAAAGGTTTGTTGGGCTTTCAGGTCTGCTGAGTGCAGAGcgtgcaggcagagcagcagcaggagccgcATGCCAGTCCGGTGGCGACCACCCTGCCACTTGGGGCCTCTTGGACCTAGGACCCTCGGAAACAGGGAGGCGCAGGGAGTATAAAAGCTGGCTGTAAAGTGGTGGAGGTCtctggaaagctgtggaggcTGCTCCAGTTTTGGGGAGCAGCACCTATGCTGGTGGAGGCAGGGGCAAGGCTCTTGGCTGCAGCGCTGCTTCCCTGCCCACGCCTGCGAGCAGCTCGGGGCCAGCAGCTTTGCTCATGCTTTCCTCTGCCACAGCTTCCTCTGCGGCTGTGAGGTTTCTCAGCTGGAAAGGGCGTTCTTCCAGGGTAACCACAACTGTGCAGGTCTCGGTCTGGGACAGCTAAAGCCATTGTTTGTTTGGAAGGGAGCTAACCGTCAATGAAAGATGATGGAGGGTTTGACCGGCTGCTGCCAACAGGGAGAGCTTCAGCCCCGTGCCTATGGTTTCCCTTCTGAATAGCTGAAAGAATTTAACTCTGTCGGGGTCGAGATGGTGGGAGCGATGAGGGAGTGGCCGGCTGTGCACTGGGGACCCTGCCCCGTCCCCCCACACGAGCCCCAGCTCCGTGCTGGACTCCGAGAGCAGGACCAGGACAAGGGAGGGCTGCTGACAGGCTGTCTGATAGCAGAGCACCCATCCCTCCAGCCTTTGGACTTCGACACCCAGTGACGGCCCCAGTGGGTGTGAAGTGCCGGATGCTGCACTCACACCCGCAGCAGATGTCGGCaggggaactgggagctgaGCACGGCAGGTCACTGCCTCCCCACCCCTGAAGCACTCTGTCCCTTGCTCTCTCCTCCTGCGAAGAGTCCTTGCGGTCCTGTGCTCCCGCTCCAGTCTTCTCCTAGAGGGAGACATGGGTTTGCTCTGGCCGCCTGGCCCTGCGGTGCGGCCGGTGGCACCGGCGAGGGTTGCTGTGCTCCCCCAGGATGGCCTTTCGGCTCTGCCCGGGGACGCTGAACAAACAGCTGCCCTGGAGCACGGCGCTCGTGTAGCACAAAACCATTTCAGAGAGGCAAGATCTTAACAGCTAGAGAGGGTGTGTTTTGCTTACAAAGAAAGATAGCTGCTTTCTGCTGGGAGGTCCTGGTTGGTCTCTGCTCCCTGTTTCTCCTCTcagtgagcaggagagctggcAGTGGTTGGCTCCGGCTCGCCTTTGCCTCGCCGTGCCGGTGTGTGGTGTGAGCTGCGTGTAAGTAACCTTTGTGCTGGGCACACAAGTGTGCGGGATGGAAATTCTGCTGAGATAAGTGGAGTTCCTCTGTGCTCCTTCTGCGTGGGTGGTTTGGTCTGAGGTCCCCTGAACACTTCTCTCTCAGAGGCAGCTCTGAAAGCTgcccaccacttccctgagcttAATATGTCTCAGCACTGGCCACGTTGTGCAGCTTCCCGTCTCCCCCAAGCTCTGAAGCACCCCGTGACTTCATGTAGTCGCATGGTTCCTCTTCTGGGAAGGTAGATATGGGGAATGATGAGGGCTGACCCCTCCCTCTTTGCACCCTACAGGTACGACTCCGGCCGGGATGGGTACATTGACCTGATGGAGCTGAAGCTGATGATGGAAAAGCTGGGAGCCCCGCAGACCCACCTGGGGCTGAAGAACATGATCAAGGAGGTGGATGAAGACTTTGATGGGAAGCTCAGCTTCCGTGAGGTGAGGGTGGCTGCGAGAGCAGACGGGGatgtggctgtggggcagagggaggaggcaGCCAGGCCCTGTACTCTGGCTGTAGGTAGCACTGTCGCCTCCACGCCTCTGCAGCTGTGGGGAGAGCGTGGAGGAGCAGGTGAGCTTCCTCATGTCATGGGGAGCTTGAGGTATGGACCACTGTTAGCATCCACCTCCGCGTGGCAGTAACAGTACCTGATGTGAAAGCTTTCCAGCCTCTCTGCCTGCTTTGGGAGCACATTTGcgtcctgctgcagctgcctgagAGTGCTGACAGAGCTTCCTGCTGTAGCTGGAGGTGGcctgtcccctcagccccaaGGTCTCTTGCTGGGTTCCTGCAGTACAGCAGCTCAGGCTTGGTTTCAGGTGCAGGGGAAGGGCTCTGCTCGGAGCAGCTGGTCTCATGGAGCAGACTGGGCTTCCTCTTGAAATTTTTATTGTGTCCTTCTCTGCATCTCGCAGTGACCAGCCACGGCAAGCTCCGCCGGGGTGGTCACCTCCCGGCAGCAAGGGATAAACGTGGGGATGCAGCAGTTCGGTGGCACGGGCTGGCTCAGCAGGACGCGCAGCAAACGTGTCTGTAACCACCGCACTGAGACTACTGGGAGCAGCGTGGGCAGGCTGGGAAATGCTGCcaggggaggaagagagggaattGGAGCAATGACCTGCTCGCAGCCCAGGGTGCCTGACTCGCCTCAGCAGGAAGCGGGTGCCTAGACACCAGCACCTCCTGTTgcatcacctcctcctcccaggcTTTGGTTGCTGTCTCCGTCAGAAGCATTAAGTCACGCCATGGCTTTCTGAGTTAACCGGCAGCCACTTAGGCAGCAGGAGGGCCAGTGCTGCTCGTGTCCTGCCCAGGCTGTgagggctgtgctgctgtcctgctccctcccaccccGGGGTCAGCAGTGTTGGGGCTGCCGTGTTTCTGCAGGGGCTGGGCCCTCACCGTGCTGCCTCTTGAGGGGCttggttgtggagataaggtgCAGAGCTTTCCGCGGCTCCAGGACATCGAGTTCTTCGTCTTGGAAGAGCAGAGACCTTTGGCAGTGCCTGGGGGGGAGGgtgggcagccagggctggtgACTGGCTGGGCTGGTCAGGATGTGAGGGGTGCTGCCTCCCCTCTGCGTGCTGGCACCTCACACCATCTCCCCTGCTCTTGCCCCCCGAgagttttcttgcatttctttcactgcaagaggACAGTAGAAGAAAGATGCCAAAGACCACCAAGTTACAGGGCCTGGCCCATAGAAAGGGGGAAAGACGAGCAAATCTGGGAAGTGAGAGCCTGTCAGTTCCCACTGGCAAATTCCTAAGCCAGTAGCTCCTCTGAGCAGTGAAGGAGATGTGCCAGGTGAGAGCTGAAGCAGGGGTAGGAAAGAATCCAGGAAGAGCACAGTGGTGAGATTGCCAAACCCCTGAGCTGGAGGAGCCTTCTGTGTGCCCCCAGCTCGTCCTTGACTCTGGGGACGACCTCTGGGCTTGCTGCAGGGGCTCTCTCCTGAGTAAGAGGAGCGCCTTTATCCCCAAGGCTCTGGAAGTTGCCGTGGTGTCCTGGCATCGGTGCAGCGGCACAAGTGGCAGAGCGGCTCCTCTTCTGCTGCCACCTGTTTGGAGCGCAGCCCCTTGCACGGGCCGCCCGCGCTGCCAGCCCTTGGCAAGCAGCGTGTGGCAGCTGGGGCTGTCATCGCTTCTCGCCAGATGCAAAACGACGGTCAAGTGAAGGCAGGCTTGAGTGGGGCATGAGTTGGAACGAAGAAGCGTCACTGGCAGAGCGCTGGGGACAAATTACACAGCCGCTTTGGCGTGTGCCCAGTGCTTCTTgtggcagagaggagcagaatgtTTCTTGCCTGGTTGCAGATGTGCCGTGTAGAGCTGCTGTGTGCAGGCAGAGGACTGCCAGGGAGGCAGGTTTCCTGGTGTGTGAGGAGGTTTGGAGCAGACCGGAGCCCTGACCCACTCTGCCTCTTGGCGGGGGTTATGAGCAAGCACGTGGAGGTTGACCAAGCTGACTTGGGGCACTCTGGCAACACAAGGAGAAACCCTGCTTTAAATGAGTGTCTGAATTCAGCAGGGTGTAGCTCAAGCACCAGGGTGCTTGTTTGCCTCTCCAGAGAATACCAAGTCCTGACATAACTGTCTGAAGATGTGCTGCTTGTGGCCTTGCTGGAGAATTGATAAGAACCTCTTTCACTCACAATAGGTCACCTTTTGTTGATGCTTTGAGTAGTGTTGTGTCCTCCCTTTCCATGCAAGCTGTTGCCTGGAAAGCTTGTACAGCTCCAACTTGCTGCTAACAAACTGCTGGCCCTGTTAAGATAACTGCCTTCTGCCACTGACCTTTAACTGtccaccatagaatcatagaacagtttgggctggaagggaccttaaagcccatccagttccagcccccttgccatgggcagggacacctcccactggatcaggtgcccaaggcccatccagcctggccttgaacccctccagggatggggcagccacagcttccctgggcaacctgggccagggcctccccaccttcatggtaaagaaattcctccttctgtccagtctaaatctgcccctctccagtttatccccattgccccctgtcctatcaccacaagcctttgtgaacagtccctccccagctttcttgtagccccttcaggcactggaaggtcactctaaggtctccttggagccttctcttctccaggctgaacaaccccacctctctcagcctgtcctcggatgagaggtgctccagcccttggatcatccttgtagcctcctctgggcccgttccaaccCATTCAACAACTCAGTGATTGGCAGCACAAGACTCCCGCTGTGACTCAAGTGAAGAAATTTTGGCTTAAAAAGACTAGGTACAGCGGAAGTAAAAAAACCACGTCTAATCATCCAGTTCCGTCATTGCCACAGGAAACCAGAGCTAATTGTGATAATAGTCATATTTAATTGTAGCTGCTATCTAGAACCCACAAAAATCCACCCACTGTCGCCCGTGCCTGCACCAGCTTAAACGCTGACAGCCGGTGTGTGTTTGCTAGCAGGGCTGGTGCAAACCACAGCCTTGGGTGGCTCTGCGTCTCCAGGAAGCTGCTGGTCAGTCTGGACCTTCTCTCACATTTCTGGGTGTaaaactggttgggtggccgggcccagagggtggtgggaaatggagttaactccggctggaggccagtgacaagtggtgtccccagggctcggtgctgggttcagccctgctcaatgtctttatcaatgacctggaggaagtcattgaatgcacccttagcaagtttgcgggtgacactaagctgggtggaagcgtggattctatgattctatgatccccgAGGCCAGCGCGGTGCCTGGAGGGGCTGTGTAACCACAGCGTCGCTCTCAGCCTTGGCACCGTGGCCTAGGTTCTGGGATCATGAAGGATGCGAAAGCGGATACATCTCTTCTCTTATGTGGTTAGTGGGGTGGAAAGTGTGCGTCGCGTTGTTCTCCTTGAGAGCACAGCTTTTAAATGTACCAAAgttatttgcttttgtgaatGTCTCTATTGACATTTCCCTGGGGCTTAGCTGCCAGGGATGTGTCCTGGGCCCAGCGAGCTTGTGAGAGAAGCTGAGAACGGGAGCTGAATGCAGATTGCAGCGTTCTCTAGTTAGTATAGACCGATGCCTGGAGGGCCAATAGCGTGAGGTTAGCTGCAGGGGCCTGAGGAAAGACTGCTCCTGAGCTCCTGCCGAAATGAGTATGATGGTGCATTTTCCACATGGCTTGGTCTCTGGGACTGACGTTACTCCGTGTGCCCCGACTGGTGGCTCAGCCCCTGTTTTCCTTTAGCtcagcctgccctgcagcagctgcccgTGTTCCACCCGAGGATCGCTGCCCCATTGCCTAGTTTCAGCATGATTCATGCAACACTTGTTTTCGTGACTGGGTGtttctcgtcctgtcccccgccAGCAGCAGCGGTACCGGAGCTCAGGATCGCGCTGCCTCCACTGCCCTTTTCCAATGCCAGGAAGTGGGACTCAAAGGGTGGAGGAGAAACTGTGAGGAGGAACCGTGACTAATGCCAGCCTGGCTGCCAGCCCTCTGTGTCCCCGTGCCTGGTGGtggagggggaggaaaggaaCTAGCCCGAGCCTAGCGGATCtgagcagagggaggggagattttGAGGAGGATTTGGTTCCCCTCTGCACAGGAAGTCCTGCCTGTTCAGCTGAGCATCGTTTAATTTGTTACGTGTGTTTGGAGGAGGAAAAGCTCCGTGCCCGAGCGCAGCCtgagctgtggctgctgtgtgCTGAGCAGGCACAGGTTACGAGGCTGTTGCGTGAGGCAATGCCTGGTGACGCTGCCGTCATCTCCACACCCTTCCCCATGGGAGGCTTCCCAAACTCCTGCATCCCCACCAGCTTCTGCCAGCAACTGGAAGCAGGGAGGGCGTTGGGGATGGCTGAGTGCTGATGCTGGGGCTCTGCTGCCCTCCTCTGGGACAGCTTGGGCTCTTCTGGGAGGAAGAAAAGTGCCAGGCCTGGCAGTCTGAGGAGCTCAGCACTGGAGAGATTTGCTGTTCTTGTGCAGATGGATTTCAGGACAGCCTGATGTGGTACTTGcctccctctgccctgggcagcagtGGTGCTGTGGCGCAGTTTTGTTGCCTGTGCTGCCTTTTGTGCCTGGGTGACCTGTCCCAGTCTCTGTTCTTTGCAGCCGTGCCAAGCGTTGAGACACCTCCTGGGGTGGCCAAGAATAGCAGGAAGGTACAGGACCTCTCAAATTACCCACAGGGCATCCACATCTTAACCTGGATTCATTTAGCAGCTGGAAGATGCAGaaggtgtttatttttaagcaggCAGGTCTGCTTccttctgtttaaaacaaaaaaaaaagtgtgctttCCTGGAGGGCAACAGAgctcttgttttgtttgttttcttttgcaattcCCATGCCAATATGAATTGTGCTGTAGTGACCCTGGCTTTGTTAAATGTCTATGGTCCAGTGCGGGACAAAGGTCTCAAAACCAGTCGCTCTGTGGACACTCGGGCTGGCACAAGGGCACGCTCTGACCTGACCTCTCCCGGGCCGTGGACAAGCTCTCTTGTGTGTTATTTAATGGGCACAACTGCAGTACCTAAACAGTGGACCACAGGGcttgggaaggagagaaggcagGGTTCATAGCAGCTAGGCAGTCCCCAGATCCCCTTCAGGTGCACACACTTGGGCTGCTCTTCTCTCTAACACGAGTCCACGGGTGCCGTGGTCCAGGGAGCCTGGGGTTCAGGTCTGAGCCAGCTTTGCACAGctttcgtagaatcatggactggttggagttggaagggaccttaaagatcatctaattccacccccttgccctgggcagggtcacctcccactggatcaggatgcccaagccccatccagcctggccttgaacccctccagggatggggcagccacagcttccctgggcaacctgggccagggcctccccaccctcatcctgaaggaattcctcctaatatctagtctgactctgctcctctccaatttacagccattgtCATGGGATGTGATCCGAGCAGTCAGAACGCTGAGAAAGCTGGTGGGGGGCTCGCGAATATGCTGTTAGGGTGTGGGGGTGTAAAGAGGTGTGTTTGTCCAGCTGTACTAGGCAGGTGGAGTGAAGGCCACCTTCCTCTGGCCGTGGAGCCCCCCAGGCTTGGTAGGGGCCGTGCTTCAGGAGGGCTCTGCTCCCCGTGGAGCCCTTTTCATCTGAGAGTTCTTCTTGGCCCTGTTGGACCAAGAAATAGAACTTCTTGTGCACTGGAGCACAAGTTGCACGCTGCCACTTCATCTATGTAGACCCGGTTTCCTTTGCTTAGAAATGCAAATTCCAGCCCCCTCCAAGTATAAGTCTTTgctgtttgtattttgtttggGCCTCAGGaaagaactgaaatgttttctctctATCTTGGTAGTTCCTGCTGATTTTCCATaaggctgcagctggggaaCTCGAGGAGGACAGCGGCCTGTTGACTCTTGCGAAGCTCTCGGAGATAGATGTCTCCATTGAGGGAGTCAAAGGAGCCAAGAACTTCTTTGAAGCTAAGGTATGGAACATTAAAAGCTCTGCACATAGGCCTTAATTGCCACTGGGATAATGACCCTGCTTGCTTTTCCATCGAAGGTGCTGTCAGATTTCTCCCTAGCTAAAAGGATGCGTATTTCatgtccccccaccccgcctGCAACTCAGACATAGCTTTTCCCTTCAAACTTTGTTGGGCTCTGGCTACAGCCTTCCTCTGCAGATTAGTCAACGTGCGAACAGCTTAATTCACCATCTCTGCTCTGGGCCTTACCCTGGTAGAGCTGCCTGGCTGACCTGTGTCCCTGTGGCTGGGAGCTTTATGGCGCTAGCTGGCCGGCTGCTTTGAAAGACAAAAGCGTCCTGAATAGTAATGCAATACAGACAGAATTTCCCATTTTGCAAAACCTCCCTCAACGAGAAGACTCAGAGTTCAGCGGTGAATGGGGTATTTTGGAGTGTAGGATTTCAGGCATCTCCCTCTCTCGAGCAGCTCTCTGTAACCTTTGGAATCAAAATTACTCTGCAGGGTCTTGGGGTTGGCAGAGAGCTTTGCACCATTCAAAGCTGACAAAGCACCCTTTTTGAAAGCTCTCTTGGAGAGAAAATAATCCTGGTTGTTTATATAAGAAGTTTTTTCCCAAGAGCATAACACAGCCATTGCACAGCAGATGTACTGAGATGAAAGCTGGAAAAATAGCCAGCAAATAAACAATGTCTCTTTGATCTGCAGATTATCCGTGGTGTAGTGTGATGTTCTCAGATTTGGCTGGGGTTCTGAACCGTTTTCTGCAGTAGTTCCTCCCACTGTATACTCACAACTCGTGCTGTGCTGCCTGCTTACAGAAAGAATGGATGTGACCCAGTGCTGAAGGCATTGTGTTGGTTGCTTGTTAGTGGCTTTACTGTTAGTAAATGATCTTTCTTTTGCTGATGTTGAGGGCAACCAAGCTAACAGGTACTGGGTATAAATACCTAAGCACTGCAGTGTAATTACTACCTGACCCATCCTGACAGAGCTTTCCAGCAAGCACTGGGAAATGCAGCAAATAGTCCTACGTTGCTCATCTGGGAGTAATTCAGGCTCTGGGTCTCCCCCAGATGCAAGGCTTGATGCTCTTTTatttcatctctctctcataAAGGTTCAAGCCCTCTCTTCAGCCAGTAAGTTTGAAGCAGAGATAAAAGCGGAGCAGGATGAGCGAAAgcgggaagaggaggagaggaaacacCGCCGAGCGGCTTTCAGGGAGCTAAAGTCTGCATTTACCCAGTAACCGACCAGCCAATACACACTCTGAGATTGCACACGACTTGGTACGTTTCCCAGATCAGGGCTTTACCTGGAGAGAACTGCCTGGATCCTGCCTAAAATTCGTTACAGCTTcgctctccttcctctcctgaaGATCCTTCCGAGTTTCTTGCAGTTACAATGCATTCCTAAGGATGTGAGTCGTGTTTGCTCTGAACTGTCACGAGCGCATCACCCTAAAGCAGACACAGCAGGTAGCAAATCACGGTGAGCACTGACATGTGTCATGTTTGCCTActtcattctttccttcttttctctacacCCTCTTTCTCTTAACTCGGTATTAATTCATTCCTTGCTTACAGGCAAGTAGCGAGGTCTTGTGTAAATCAGGGTGTACAAAGTACAGCTTGACTTTCTGTACATTTGTACTGCTGTTGGGTGTCGTCACGCATCCTTGACTAGCCCTTTTCTTCCACAAAGCCCCGTGCCGCAGGCACTGTGAAAACACTGTGAAGAGAGAAAGATAGTTTCTAGGGACACGGATCAAATCAATTATCATTTAAATGTAGCATTTTCTGCCACCCAGCGTGTCGGAGAGTCTTCCAGTTATTCTTCTCTGAAGTGCCATAGTAACAAACCTTTCGATAAGAGATTTCCCAAGACTTCGAAGGGAGGAAGCTGGCTCTCTCTTAAACGAGGAATAGAAAACGGAGTTGCCTGACTACCCATCTTCTTTCACATTCCATCACTTTTAGTGTACTGTACGTCTTCACTGTATTTTCCAGCCCTAGGCAGATGTATCTATTTTTAAGGGATATTGCCAGCTGGACGATGCAATTGGATGGCACCCTGGGGTTTTCTATTTCGAAACTTGCTCATATCCTGAATCATGAAGGTGACATTGTTTGATTTTGTTAGAGCCACGACAGATAACACCAGCCCAGCATGCTGAGCAGTCCCTGCTCAAGAAGGGACAACCAGCAAGGTGAGCACGTTCAGCTGAACCAAATTCGGGGGGCTTGCACTAAATCGTTAgccattttcttctgcaaacacAGGAAACTTGCCCACAAATGTTAAAATGCCCACTGCTTGTCTGGATGCCTACACTTTAGATCATGGCAGGGGAGCTGCGTTCCCTCAGAAACCTCTTGAAATGTGTATTTGCTCAAACTCTGCCTCTGCTATTACCCCAATTTgtgcatttcatttctttttttctttccagaatgaAACTCACCAGTCATCTTTTTCACTTGTCTGTTCGCTTCTTAAACTGTGAGCACTAAACTGTGAGCGTGgaataataaatagaaaaacCTCTACTCTTTAATGTCAGGTGAAAGAATTGCTAAACAATTAaactgtgtatatatatcttCACAGattatattttataaatcaCGCTTTTTTAgctaaatatttataattaaatgtttttatacTTTACAACAAAGCAGATAATTTCATCTTCAATTATTTCTCCTGTTGCTGAAATgtacaaataaaagcattatCTCCAGTCTTGTCTGTGGTTTATTTTAGGTGCCTGAATGTACCATTTTCTTCAGAGAATACAGCGGCGATCCCTAAAGCTCGGCTTCCTCACTTGGATGAGTGAGGGAAGCGTTCAGCCCCTTCTTGATAGCACTGCGCCTTCTGTGCAGCAGTTCTGGTGTAAAAAGCCCTCGTGTTTGCAGTTCCTCAGAAAGGAACATGGCTgtgtaaatatttgaaatactgCCCCCTACTAAATGCTGACATCTGAAGGCTCTCAGCCTTCCCTTATCTGTAAGTAGCCACCGTGCCTCAGCCCTCCTGGTGCCCCAGCAGGTTGCTTCAGCCAGGTTTCCCtttccatttcctctttcttccttcttattaatagaagggaattaaaaaaagcttGGATGCATTTTCAGATGCCTGCATATATTGTTTCTGCCGTTCCTGATCTGCTAAGCTTTGCTGGCACGGCTGATTTGAGGGAGCTCAGGAGGAGGTTTATCTGCACATTGTTTCAGGTACAATCCAGCGATGAAATGGaagacataaatattttatcccgtgcagctctgctctgtgtgtTGTTGGCGGTCAGTGCGTTCACTGGGTGTCTGCGAGCCCTCGGGCCTCAGAAGTCGGCTAAAATCAGAGTGAAGGTTCTGTAGTTTCTGTTTCCAGAGGGAAGTTGCAGCACTGCAGCTCTTgatattccctttttttcctctgctgactCGTGCTGCTTTGCACGTGCAGCTGGGTGAGGAGCCCAGGCTGAGGAGAGGGTGGAAAAAGGGATTctagtggttttattttagtaGATTTGAGTCAACTCCAGCTGACAAGTTTCAATAAGGAAACGAGCAGTGTGGCTGTGGCGGTTTTGTCCGATCCAAATAGGTGCTGTTAGCTGGGGCGTTTATTCAGTGAAGTGAGCAGTAACTGCTCTTGGATTTTGCAGTTGCAGCAATGTGTGTTTTGAAATTAGCTTTGCAAAAAAAGTGACACTGggaaattaattgttttctaAATGATTCTGATTACCTGGGATCGAATAAAAATGTCATCAGGTTGCGTGGAAGTGCTGAAATTTTCTAGCTAAATCTCCCATCTAATACTGGCTGAcaatacttaattttatttacctATAATTAATGTATTATAGTGCTTAATGCTCTGTCCTCCTTTTATTCCTGATGTCACCACAGGTGGCTCTTAAAGGTCCTGGCAATGCCAACTCTCTTTGCTGATAGTTGCTGGTACATCAATACTGGTCTGGCAGCACTGACGTGCCACGAGTGA
Encoded here:
- the EFHD1 gene encoding EF-hand domain-containing protein D1 — protein: MASEELAQKLQRRLLLEESGAAGLEGAAEAAEVSGGAPGAAAGDGGCPRGSADAELSAKLSRRQDINEGAALPRRAAVFNPYTEFKEFSRRQIKDMERMFRLYDSGRDGYIDLMELKLMMEKLGAPQTHLGLKNMIKEVDEDFDGKLSFREFLLIFHKAAAGELEEDSGLLTLAKLSEIDVSIEGVKGAKNFFEAKVQALSSASKFEAEIKAEQDERKREEEERKHRRAAFRELKSAFTQ